The following coding sequences are from one candidate division WOR-3 bacterium window:
- a CDS encoding 4-hydroxythreonine-4-phosphate dehydrogenase PdxA, whose amino-acid sequence MLLITLGEISGIGPEIVLKAIRHFSPDKIKIIGSQGVLEKTRKKLKLEIDYQPYLLELLKDIDFQFGKPTKETAYYALNSLETAISLIKEKKFFGIITAPISKENLKKIDFKYPGHTEFFAENFNIKNYCLLAYTKYFKVAFVTLHLPLAKVKKELTSEKIYQTSLLLYQFLSKIEGIKKPKILFFSFNPHLFEFSLGEEKIIKKAIKRLSLFPGYYDIKPADTLPYLLGNYDGYVALYHDQGMIPAKLLSEGKGVNITLGLPFIRTSPLHGVGFDIAGKNQADEKSMIMAIRLALKWYKKFYFYKN is encoded by the coding sequence TTGCTTTTAATAACCTTAGGAGAAATATCCGGAATTGGACCGGAAATAGTTTTAAAGGCGATAAGACATTTTTCGCCAGATAAAATAAAAATAATTGGCTCACAAGGAGTTTTAGAGAAGACCAGAAAGAAATTAAAATTAGAAATTGATTACCAACCTTATCTTTTAGAGTTATTAAAAGATATTGATTTCCAATTTGGCAAACCAACAAAAGAGACTGCTTATTATGCTTTAAATTCCTTAGAAACGGCTATTTCTTTAATTAAAGAAAAGAAATTCTTTGGGATTATAACTGCACCCATATCAAAAGAAAATTTAAAGAAGATTGATTTTAAATATCCCGGTCATACCGAATTTTTTGCGGAAAATTTTAATATTAAAAATTATTGCCTTCTTGCCTATACCAAATATTTTAAGGTTGCCTTTGTTACCCTTCATTTACCATTAGCAAAAGTTAAAAAAGAATTAACTTCTGAAAAAATTTATCAAACCAGTTTATTATTATACCAATTTCTTTCTAAGATTGAAGGAATAAAAAAGCCAAAGATTCTTTTCTTCTCCTTTAATCCCCATCTTTTTGAATTCAGTTTAGGAGAAGAAAAGATAATAAAAAAAGCAATAAAAAGACTTAGCCTATTTCCTGGTTATTATGATATAAAGCCAGCCGATACTTTACCTTATCTTTTAGGAAATTACGATGGCTATGTTGCTTTATACCATGACCAAGGAATGATACCGGCAAAACTATTAAGCGAAGGAAAAGGAGTTAATATCACCTTGGGATTACCTTTTATCAGGACTTCGCCTTTACACGGAGTAGGTTTTGATATCGCCGGTAAAAATCAGGCAGACGAGAAAAGTATGATAATGGCAATAAGACTTGCCTTAAAATGGTATAAGAAATTTTATTTTTATAAAAATTAA